The Lolium rigidum isolate FL_2022 chromosome 1, APGP_CSIRO_Lrig_0.1, whole genome shotgun sequence region gtgcttgcggaggtgagccattttttccgcacggtctgtgctaagcagatatgtaccgaggtgattgagaagctgcaggagcaagtgccggacatgctatgcaagttagagatgatattcccccaggcttcttcactccgatgttacatctcatcgtgcatctcgccaacgaggcactcttggggggaccggtgcagtatcgttggcagttttgtattgagggggagttcaagtatattcggtacaaatgtggaaacaaaaataagattgaagcatgcatagctgaggcaactctcctccatgagatggcagacgccacgacaatgtactatgcaaatgatgtgcccactaagcataacccggtcgctcggtacaattccgatgagcccaaccgtgacccaaagctcttgctcttcaaatatcccggtggcaaggccggtgcctcaaaagtggagaacatttcgccgtaagagaaggattgcataatgctttacgtgcttatgaacatggaggaagtggtcgatttcatgaggtaaaatgatgaaccaattactttgcaaccaagtaacttggttttggtctaatacgtattttctcctttcagccaattccatgatgaaatgtggtcggaagaaatggtcccactcccacgcagtggtacactcttccgaaagagggtgccccgcccttaaataaaagcttcgtgaactggttccatgaaaaagtaatttctcaaatgttcctcttactttgcaatccgtgacttgtcttattacacgtaactaatgcacaaaataatctgaactgaacttgtagggagctgatcccaacgttgagatgacagatgagttgagatgcgtttcccagggttttaaccgtagagtccatacgcatgagaagtatgatgtaaatgggtatcgcttccatacggagtttcaccagaagaaccggcctaatgcaaaaacaataaataccggggtctacaccgcggagccgatgatcttgattactatggaaggttacaaaaggtatacgagttgacgttcaacaacgcaaacatagaactcaagctctttgtgttcaaatgccactcggtttgacccacacggtggaatgagaagcaccccttccattggtttagttgaagttaggcctacaaccacctacagcggatccgacgtctatgttgtggctcaccaaaccaagcaagtttattatttatcctacccatgtcagaatgaggaactcatgggctgggaagtcgtgttccaggtatcgccacatggtaagctacccatcccctccgaggacgattacaacaacattgacccggtaacatatgagggaattttctatcaagaggaagagcagttcggggctcttcaaatagacataggtcttcaggatctccacaacgatgtacaaatgcgtggtgagaccgtggtggacctgaaggacatagctatgctcaccaagcgccatgcgaacaaagacaacattgtcgagactcaaccggaacccaatgccgaccatgaatactcatatgatactgattttgatagtgaggctgagaacccaatgcctagagatgagagtggtgatgaatggtgagggtcttttatgcttagtacctacattatcattatgcttaatacatacatttgtcattatgcttagtacctacattatcattatgctcaatacatacatttgtcattatgcttaatacctacatttttcattatgcttagtacctatatttgtcattatgcttattaattttcaacatgcttattaattattttctcttttcttatgcgggtaattgcccaatatgagcggacggaaggcatcatcgagctccttgcttgatcagatgcatcagcggaagccagggccgggtgcttccagacggagtggaagacccattgttcccacccggcgttacgaagaTGCAGACGGAGGgcggggaggacgagctggaggacgagggggaggacgagctggaggacgagggggaggacgagctggaggacgaggggggaatgcacagctccttctagctgacattccctctgcttctggctcagtggcttcacagtctatggacgaggaggaggacactagggaggaggaggaggacactagggaggaggaggagtctagggacgaggaggcttcgacggagatggctccgaagaagttgcggattcgtggggaagcgcaggttcccgatgagagtaaggaacctcgctacggaggatgagaagtggctccttgtcccaggaaagatagagtaagtagtaaggtgatttcattttcgttatgacacttagcattttctaatgtttgataattgtgcagtaatttcacatacacggggaatgtccgcgtgccgggagtccgattggagctgctattaggaagtactggccggggatgtacactccggtccttgggggcgagtccaagctagcctacacttgggaagactttgagatagcgccttaccccggctttacttccgccgccgacgccgtgatcaagaagttttgggtacgtaatgcatactctttgggtttcgttcatatgtagttgataaccccaccgtgataactcatgcctctcacactttcgttatgcttgattgcagcgcaattatagggtggcgaccgagcataaggagagggcggacgtgatcctccgtagcatgtgtcggaagttgacacggcagcagtggtacaaccaggaggatcacgtgcatcggccacttctatgccgagcagggcgtaaggtacacaaagcccgagattgtgcagggactcgccccggctatgacgatagagcaattcatgtcggtaagtaattgtcaatgcgattctatgtactcgcggctaacttgcaactatattgtttgttcttcaaatgagttttgattttgcagagttgtaccacattgggctgataataataagagggccgccttcatggagttggtcaagaattgggtcggcgaaaaccccgatttcaaggccgtgagcgaccggaacaaggccaaccgtgggaATCGGGGAACACACGATGCGGGGAGCAGCaagcaccgatcgctatcgggagcgtctggtacatataaaaatggaacaagctgcatttttttgattttcgatgatatgcataacatttgttttgtgatgcaggggaagaagctcgggagggaagttggtgagatggaagcgtggacgcacatgaagctggtgacgcccagtccgaacgagcctcggcccgcgcctgagaggtactacggcaaggccaaagagagcaaggaaaaatactgcgaggagtacgccaagctccatccagaggtggaggacccgatgaccgagccggtcgacgaggtggcgatgatgctggcggggtccggccagccgcatggacgtcctgcctgccttgctgggggtttcaagcctcagaggaacttcacgcagatcaaggctaccctccctccggcagctacgctacctcctcgcggactacatgccgttctcgggtagaggtagatgtaagtcatccacactttcatcctctgttttgactcttgttcctgaatggctatgttgatgagacgcattatttctgaaattgtagactcagctcgaggaggcctatgcagtagcttacgaggagtatctcgagaagattaaggagcatgaccttgtgaaagatgcctctgtccagtggacgagcaaccagatggcggtaagtttcaatctctatggttgcaaaacatcataagtccccatgtttgaatctgagctatctctcccgtttcttgcagagtttcactcggttcatgatgactggagtgcgagaggaaccactcccgagccacctcatccggggccgacgccggtgttcccgtccaaggaggagttctatatcatgtacaagcgtcGGCGTCGctgaccccggtaagttgctaacttggctaagttgttaacttggtgtgacatggctaagttgctaactccctccaacatgtagggattgggagaatccgggaacgacactccttgtggtacgccgatgcaccccggtcgccattctcctggtgcttctgccgaacctcggcatttttctggttccggtggctctcgtcgtggttctacctccccgagcaccgtcgaaaTACAGCGGCCTCACTTCACCCACTCGGAGCTAGATCGTATTGAGCTAGATCGTcactcgggtggtgcaccaccatagtttctacattgtactagcacatgatgacacgcttcatctttgtagtggatccggtgtatgtaccatggtcttgtatgctatatttgtgctatttgtgagatttgatgctatatttgtgagatttggtgctatacggtgatatctttgtgctatatggtgctatatatgttactggacattcaatattataatatgtgcaatttcagcaattttctgaGCTAATAGAGCAAAATGGCAAAAACTGGAAAAAACCTGggccggctgtgccgacggtgtcaccgtcggcacaggcccgtagctgtgccaaatggcagggtctgtgccgacggtttcaccgtcggcacagctggcCCAGCGCGCGTTTTTTTGTCGGTTTCGAAATTTTTCAGTTTTCGCGCCCACGCATTCTGGGAAAATCTGGGCTGCTGTACCGACggtttcaccgtcggcacagcctaacGGCCTTCGCCAGCGCCGTCACTCCGTTGCGGATGAGCAACGCCTCGTGCCGACGGTGGcacggccgacggccaccgtcccaGCCGTCGGTGCAGCGTGTGCCGACGGTGGtccactgtgccgacggtgatgggAGCTACCCCGACCGGAAATGTGCCgaccagcctgtgccgacggtcaccgtcggcacagccggtgccgacggttgaagtggttgtgccgacggtacggggccgtcggcatatgaagttGTTCCCGTAGTGACTGTATCTTTCGGGCCTTTAGGCCGGACCCCGAAACAACAATCAACGACGTATTTTTATTTTGAGCATCATCGGTAGACGACGAGGAGACCATAAAACGACGTACATGTGATGATTATTTTTTCAATCAGCGGTACGGGTTACCATCGGTGGACCTTCACGAGTGCAGTTTTGGCTCTAAGCCTTTTTTTATTAGTGCAAATTTAATTATGTGACAATGAGTTAATGAGAGAGAGAATGACAgaataacatagctagttattgTAACATCTCACTTTTCAGGGAAATAACTCTACAAACTAATTAATAAAACCTTCTATTATATTAATCTTATGTTATTATGCCTTAATTATAAAGGTACTAACTTAGACTAatattatatatatgacactagtctaagttactatggGTTATGACCAGCCTAAGGTATCAAGTGCGTTTGGTCAAAATGGTCAACAACTGACAAAACAAGTTTTCCCGAAACCTATTAAGAGCTGACTTGagctttttatttatttattttcgaaGCTGGTCATCCACATTGACAACATATCGAACAGTCTCTAGAAACGAGTTCATATGAACACGCACGCATGCGTGATTTGAGAAAGTCAGAATGACAGGATCCACTCTATAAAAATAATCAAGAGCTCCTTATTTGAAGAGGAAGAACCTCGTGCCGACTGGAGCTGCAAGTGTAGGATGTGACGTGCGGTCGCATGACCCAAATTAACGAACCCCCCGCTTGCTGCAAGTGTATTATTAATTACTACTAGTTTGTATCCTCTTTTGTTCTCTTCTTACGGCCGTCATGAGTCTTGACCTCGTCAGGATTCCAAGCAACAGGAACGGGGTAGCAAAGCAAGAATTAGCACTGTTTCATACTCGATTCCAAGCTATATAAGCACGCATTCCATGATTCAACGTACTCATCCACcgctagcaattaacgaagctagCCTGCTTCTACCTACACTAAATCGTCTCTGaatttctcagcttctctgcttcAGCGTAGATCCCTGCTGCAAGCACTAGATCGATCGAGTGATCGGCGTGTTGGCACCATAAGACATGTCCTTCTCCAAGGGCTCTTGGGTCGCACTTGCCTTGCTCCTCTTCGCTGCTCTCGTGTCCTCCGTCAATGGCGACCACAAGCTCTCCGCCAGGTACTACGACAAGACGTGCCCCAACGTGCAGCGCATCGTTCGGACAGTCATGGCGAACACGGTCGCCCGAGACCCGACGGTGTCACCCGCCATCCTTCGCCTCttcttccacgactgcttcgttAACGTATGCACCTTATTAACTACCAGCTGCTAAGTACACCCCTGCACGTCATGTTATCCTGCTAATCCGTAGGAcgtcaaatttgaaattggtaAATGTTGGTTTATGGCAGGGATGCGATGCTTCTGTTCTTCTGGATAGCACACCCTTCTTCCAGAGCGAGAAGGATGCGGTGCCGAACACTTCCGTCCGCGGCTACGAGGTGATCGACGAGATAAAATCCGTGTTGGAGCACGACtgcccggccaccgtctcctgcTCCGACATAATCGCCCTCGCTTCCCGCGACGCCGTCGGCATGCTCGGAGGGCCCAGCTGGATAATGCCACTCGGCCGCAAGGACTCACGCACGGCGGACATGTACGGCGCCGAGAACCTCCCGACCCCACATGACAACTTCACCGCGCTCGTCTCCACGTTCAGAGAGCGTGGCCTCAATGCTCGCGACATGACTGCGCTCTCCGGCGCGCACACGGTCGGGATGGCCAACTGCGAGAATTATAGAGATCGCGTCAACGACAATGTCGATATCGACGCCTCCTTCGCCGAGACAAGGCGGAAGACATGTCCGGCTGGTGATAGTGAAGGTGGCATGGCGCCGTTTGACGAACAAACACCCATGAGATTTGACAATGCCTATTACAAGGATCTGATAGCGCGGCGTGGCCTTCTCAGCTCTGACCAGACGCTCTACGGCGCGGGTGGGCGGCAAGATGCTCTCGTGGAGATGTACATCAAAAAGGGTGAGATGTTCACGAGGGACTTTGCCAAGGCCATGGTAAAGATGGGTAACATATCGCCATCCGAGAAGACACCGATGGAGGTTAGACTCAACTGCAGGATGGTCAACTGGTGATGATTAATGACCGGTGTTAAGGAACAGAGCCGAGTCATGGTTATAACACTCATTCGTTAGTGAGGATTTCGCCTTGGCATGACAAGTTTGTAACCGTTTATTCATTTATTTGTTTATTATGTTGTTCTGTACGTATTAAATCTTCCTATTAATGAAGGGCCAACACATTTTTTTCTTACATTCATTAATTAAGTCAGTCacacatattttttttattttttttgtcacAACCTTGCTAGATATTTTCATCTCCCGGCTATCAACTTTCTTCCGTTCATGTCTCCACAATCCCCATAACTGAGGTCAACGCGTTTCAAATATCAAACATGGATTCTAGCAATGCAAGGGAGTTGGGTTGTCATATC contains the following coding sequences:
- the LOC124665968 gene encoding peroxidase 4-like → MSFSKGSWVALALLLFAALVSSVNGDHKLSARYYDKTCPNVQRIVRTVMANTVARDPTVSPAILRLFFHDCFVNGCDASVLLDSTPFFQSEKDAVPNTSVRGYEVIDEIKSVLEHDCPATVSCSDIIALASRDAVGMLGGPSWIMPLGRKDSRTADMYGAENLPTPHDNFTALVSTFRERGLNARDMTALSGAHTVGMANCENYRDRVNDNVDIDASFAETRRKTCPAGDSEGGMAPFDEQTPMRFDNAYYKDLIARRGLLSSDQTLYGAGGRQDALVEMYIKKGEMFTRDFAKAMVKMGNISPSEKTPMEVRLNCRMVNW